The Deinococcus ruber genome includes a region encoding these proteins:
- a CDS encoding transposase → MTSDLVHQGWWKDGRWVRCKVSQPGGTGLLERLNRSYKDQFAFRHDWQSMADVRLAMPDFYRWYNHERRHSAPLYATLWTTLPSSANARNAA, encoded by the coding sequence GTGACCAGTGACCTCGTTCACCAGGGCTGGTGGAAGGACGGTCGTTGGGTGCGCTGCAAGGTCTCCCAGCCAGGAGGCACCGGGCTGCTGGAACGCCTCAACCGAAGCTACAAAGACCAGTTCGCCTTCCGGCACGACTGGCAGTCCATGGCCGATGTCCGGCTGGCCATGCCGGATTTTTATCGCTGGTACAACCACGAGCGCCGTCATTCGGCGCCCTTGTACGCCACGCTCTGGACTACACTCCCGTCATCGGCGAACGCTCGCAACGCCGCTTGA
- a CDS encoding PAS domain-containing protein: protein MNGSVTGVGAQDLFAGLELSVTGAVVADLRDDTFPVVYVNPACLTLTGYAADDLLGRPLQTLQDDDPAAERADFRRAVAARRAATLTVRCVRAGVGTFRAEVSLRPVPNTGGEPTHVVAFIQDVTELHRLRAALDQLPEAVMTFDRDWTMTYVNAAAAANAKRAADTLIGQLLLGAYPEVAGTPAFLAAQQALSSGLTQQVITYSERLSRALKTTAYPALGGVAVLLQDVTAEQALEHDLTTSQERFAKVFDASPLAIAITRLRDGQFVDANPAFTRLSG, encoded by the coding sequence ATGAACGGTTCCGTGACAGGCGTTGGCGCTCAGGACTTGTTTGCAGGGTTAGAGCTCAGCGTGACCGGCGCGGTGGTCGCTGACCTCCGGGACGACACCTTTCCCGTGGTCTACGTGAACCCGGCCTGCTTGACCCTGACCGGCTACGCCGCCGACGACCTGCTGGGACGCCCACTGCAGACGTTGCAGGACGACGACCCTGCTGCGGAGCGCGCTGACTTTCGCCGCGCGGTGGCCGCTCGTCGAGCGGCCACCCTCACGGTGCGGTGCGTTCGCGCTGGCGTCGGTACCTTCCGCGCGGAGGTCAGCCTGCGCCCGGTGCCGAACACAGGAGGCGAGCCCACCCACGTGGTGGCCTTCATCCAGGACGTCACGGAACTTCACCGACTGCGGGCGGCCCTCGACCAGTTGCCTGAGGCAGTCATGACCTTTGACCGCGACTGGACCATGACCTACGTGAATGCCGCCGCTGCCGCCAACGCCAAGCGGGCTGCGGACACCCTGATCGGACAGCTGCTGCTCGGCGCCTACCCAGAGGTCGCTGGCACGCCGGCCTTCCTGGCCGCCCAGCAGGCCCTGAGCTCCGGCCTCACCCAGCAGGTCATCACCTATTCTGAGCGACTGTCGCGGGCGCTCAAGACAACCGCGTATCCCGCCCTTGGGGGCGTGGCGGTGCTGCTGCAAGACGTCACGGCTGAACAGGCGCTGGAGCATGACCTCACGACCAGTCAGGAGCGGTTCGCCAAGGTCTTCGACGCCAGTCCACTCGCCATCGCCATCACCCGACTGCGCGACGGCCAGTTCGTCGACGCCAATCCTGCCTTCACGCGGCTGAGCGGCTAG